The genome window GGAACTCCTCATCCGCCGGGGTCAGCACTTCGCTCTCGTCGATATAGTCAACGCCCATAGCCTCAAGAATGCGCGCTTCCGCGATATGGCCGATGCGGGCCTTGGCCATGACCGGGATGGTCACGGCTTTCACGACCTTTTCCACGATGGTCGGGTCGGCCATCCGGGCGACGCCGCCCGCCGCGCGGATATCGGACGGCACCCGCTCCAGCGCCATGACCGCCACGGCCCCGGCGTCTTCCGCTATTTTCGCCTGTTCCGCGTTGACAACGTCCATGATGACGCCGCCCTTCTGCATCTGGGCCATGCCCCGCTTCACTCTTTCCGTGCCTGTTTTCGCCGCCATGACAGCCTCCTTGTTTTCCGGCACTATCCATGGCAAAGACCGGAAAGAAAACATCCAATTGGACCCTGTTTATACCATCCAATGTGGCGAGGACGACATGTGGCAGCTTGAACCCGGCGATGCCGCGCCGTTATATCAGCGGATTATCCGGCATATCGAGGCCGCCGTGGCAACCGGCCGCCTGGCCCCGGGCGACCGGTTGCCGCCGGAACGGGACCTGGCCCGCCTGCTCGGCGTCAACCGCTCAACGGTCATCCATGCCCTGGACGCCATGGCGGACAGGGGCGTGCTGGTCAGGAAGCGCGGCAGCGGAACCTACGTGAACAAGGAAAAATGGGGGGTGCAAACCTACGCCCGGCTCAACTGGCAGGAGCCGCCCGCCCTTTTGCCCGCCGCCAGGGATACCCCCTTCCACCGCAGGGCCGCCGTGCTCCGCCGGCAGGCCGAGCGGGACAGCGCCCTTGTTCTCCACGACCTTTCCCGCGACGACCTCTCCCCCGGCCTGCTGCCCGAGATATCCATCCCGGCCGGGTCCTGGGACGATCTGGTCCGCGCGGAACAGGGGGACGAAGCGCCGAACCTGGGCCTTATCCCGTTCCGCCGCTCTGTGGCCCGCTTCCTGCGTGAAACCGCCGGGCTGACCGTGCCGTTCGACGATATCTGCATCACCTCGGGCTCGCGCCAGGCCGTGTTCCTCATCACCCAGTGCCTCTTAAAGGTGGGGGACGCCGTGGGCGTGGAAGCGCCCTCGTACTTTTACTCCCTGCCGGTGTTCCAGGCGGCCGGGCTGCGCCTGTACGCCCTGCCCATGGACGGGCAGGGCATCACCGTGGACGGGCTGGAGCGCCTCGTCGCCCGCCGGTCGCTGAAGATGATCTTCCTGAACCCCGTGTTCCACAACCCCACCGGCACGGTCATGACCGACGGAAGGAAAAAGGCCGTGCTTGATTTTTGCGCGGCCGCGCGCATCCCCATCGTGGAGGACGACGCGTACAGTCTGCTGGATTTCGGAACAACGGCCGGGAACAGCCCCATGAAAGCCCAGGACAAGCGGGACCAGGTGCTCTACACCGGCTCCCTGTCGAGCTACGCGGGCAGAAACATCCGGGCCGGGTGGCTGGTGGCCCCGCCGGGCATTACCGCCAAACTGGCCGCCGCCCGCCACATGATGGACGCGGGGCTCAGCGTGCTGCCGCAGCTGCTTGCCGGGGAATATCTGGAGCGCGTGGCCGCGGGCCACCTGCCGCGCCTGCGTGCGGAACTCGCCGCAAGAGCCCGCGCGCTCGCGGATTTTCTGCGCGCGGCCTTCGGCGACAGGCTCGTGTTCGACCTGCCGCCCGGCGGCCTGTACATCTACGCCGCCATGCGGCCCGGTGACGCCAAACACTACCCGGCCATGCAGCAGGAGTTTCTGGACCACGGGATCATCCCCGCGCTCGGCGAGGAGTTCGGCGACACGCAGCCCTCATTCCGGCTGAACCACAGCCTGTTCCGGGCCTGACGTAAAACCCCCGCCATTGGCGGGGGTTTTACGGTGGGAAAAGAGAGGAACTTAAAACGCCTTGGTAAAGACCAGAGATGTTATGTTGCCCTGCGTGGTGTTCTTGTTTTCAAACTCCCACAGGGAGCGCAACGTGACGTTGAGTCCCCAGGGGGCGTGCGTGTAGCCTATTTCCGGCCCCACGGCATAGGCCTTTTCCATGCCTGGCGCGGCGTTCCGGCCCGTGTCCTCTTTGAGCTGCCATTGGCAGTACCCGGCGATGCCCGCTTCAAAGCCGGAGGAAAATGCCTTGCCCACGCCCCATTCGAAATGGAAGTCGTCGCCCGGCCGTACGTGGGTTTCCTCCTGATCGCTTACATGATTCTCGTACCGGGCGAGAACGGAGGCGCTCCAGGTTTTTTCCGCGTCAAAATATACGGTGCCGCCCGCGCTCCAGAACACGGTCCAGAACCCTTTTCCGGGGTTGGCGTTGTAGTTCTTCCGGAATTCGCCCGTCGGCATGTACAGCCCGACGCCCACGGCCGTATCCCAGCGGTCGCCGTGCCAGTGCAGCAACGCGGGCTCGACCAGGATGTCGCCGACGCCGAACTTGTGCTGGTCGAAAACGCCGTCCATTTTAATGTCGCTGTAAATCAGGGGCACAACGACGTCCATGCTTAGATTCGCGCCGAAAATCGTGGCCGGAGTCGTCCAGATGAGCCGGTTGACCAACGCGTACACGTCGGCCTCGAAATCCTTGTTGGATTTCTTGTCGTTGGTTTTCAGTTTGTCGGCCTGGTAATAGACGTTGTACACGCGCCAATAAACCCCCTCCGGCGGGAGAGTGGCGGCCTTGATGCCCTCGACGCCGTTGGTGTAATGACTGTGCCCGGCAAGAGCCTGGCCGGAAAACAACACGCCACAACACAGCGCCACAATGAAAAGCGCCCGGTTCATGAACTCCTCCTTTACTGTTAGACAAAAAACGCCTGCAATCGAGCCTAGCCTCATACCCACAACGGCGCGCGCAGTCCAATTATTTTTATACCCGGCAGGAATAACGGGCCGCGGCCTCACGCCGCCGCACCGGCGATATTCTCCCGGAACGCTCAGGCGCGCCAGGCAAAGACCATATGCCGGGCGAAGGCTTCGCCAAAGGCGGGGTCCGTGGCGAGGTCCAGGGTGGTGACGGCTTCCGCCCAGCGCGCGCAGGTCTCGCGCACGGGCCTGTATTTGAGGAAGAGCGCGGCCCCGGCCAGGGAAGTGTTGCCAACCGGAACGGTTTTATTCCCCATGCCCGGCGGCACGAAGCCCAGCCCGGTCAGGGCGGCGATCGGCGCGTGCATGCCGAGGGAACCGGCAAGGCAGACGCGGGTCAGCCGCGCCGCCGGGATGGCCGCCTCCCGTAAAAGATGCGAAACCGCCAGCGTGAAGGACGCCTTGACCTTGAGGATCTCCTCCACGTCCGAGGCGAAGAGCGCCATCCTGCCCGGCAAGCGGATGCTTCTTTCCCCCATCCGGGCCTCCATTCCGGTCCCTGTCCCGGCCCCCTCGTCCCCGCCCAGCTTGCGGGCCAGAGGCGTGCCGTCCTTCGCGGCGAACAGGCCGTCCTCGGAAAGAATGCCGGATGCCCGCAACGCCCGCAGCAGGGACAAATAGCCCGTGGCGGTGATGCCCCCCGTGGCTGTAATGCCCCCTTCCGTAGGCGAGCCGCCCCCCATGACCACGGGTTCCAGGCCGCGCGGCGTGAGCGCGTATTCCGTGACCGCGCCGGGCACGGCTTCGCTGCCGTAGGCCAGGTTGATGCCCTCCAGGGCCGGGCCCATGGGCAGGCTCGCGGCCAGGGCCTCATGCGGGGAAAGGGCCAGCACGCACTCGCCGTTGGTGCCGAGATCCGCCAGCAGAAACGGGAATTCCGGGGCCGGGCCCAGGGCCGCATCCGGGTCCAGGACCAGAGCCGCGTACCCGGCGCTCACGTCCCCGCCCACGAACGGCGCGATGAGCGGCGGGATGTACACCGGCGGCAAACCGGCCACGGCCGCCTCCCGGTTGCCGGGGCACGGCAGGGCATACGGGGCGCGGGCCAGGGAGCGGGTGTCGCAGCCCAGAAAAATGCCGGTCATGGCCGGGTTGGCGGCCGCGCACAGTTCCTCCACGCAATACCCTTCCACGCTGGCCGCCGCGACGGTTGCCGCGAGAGCCGCCGTTACCAGGCCGCCGAGAGTTTCCGTGCCGCCTTCCCGCGCGGCATAGGCGATGCGGGAGATCACGTCGCTCCCCGCGCCCATCTGCGGGTTGGTCATAATCCCGTGGGGCAGACCGGCGTTATCCGCCCGGTCATCCGCCCGGCCGTCAAGAGTCACGACCCGCCAGTGGATGGACGTCGTGCCCAGGTCCACGGCCAGGCCGAAACGGCCCGCGCGAGGCTCCGCGCCTGTTGCCGCGCCTGCTGCCGCCCGCCGCGCGGGCAGGGCCGGAACCAGCACATGCGCGCCTTCTTCCGGCGCGCGGCGGCAGGCGAGCCGCCAACCCGCGTCCAGGTCGTGGTGGGAAAGAACCGCCCTTTCCGCGTCCAGCGGGAGCGGCGGCGCGGACAAAAAACGCACCCGGCAGAGGCCGCAGCGGCCCAGCCCCGAGCACAGGGCGGGCGGGGCGAAAAAGCCGGAAAGATACAGACTCTGGGCAAGGGTCGCGCCCGTGACGGGAAGGGCCGTGTCCGCGAACCCGGCGGGCGGTGCCGCGCCCAGGACCGCCCCGCCGGAAAGATCGCGGAAGTTCCGGGCGGAAAACGGCGGGAACGGGGTGTTCCCTTGGGTTCTGTGGCGGACGGTTATGGTCGGCATGGCTGCGGCTCCGTTATCTGGCGGTCCCAAAGGACGCCAGAGCATATGCCAGCTTGCACGGTTAGGCAACGTGACCGTCTTAACGCCCAGGGCGGGCGCATCTTAATTTCATTGCGTCGCGCGGCATTACAAGACACTGGATTCCCGCCTTCGCGGGAATGACGTAGAGAAAAATGCAACTCTCGGTTAAGACAAACGTCATTCCCCGCGAAGGCGGGGAATCCAGGCGGCACAAGCTTTGCGTTCTAACTTCCTTGGCGGAGTAAGGGATTAAGATGCGCTCGCCCTGCCCTGTGCCAGGAAAACCCGTCCCGGACCGGGAGAGGTTCCGTTCATCCATTTTTGGCCCCTATTTTGCATAAAATTCCATGCGGACACTTTTGCGGTCAGTACATTGACCTCTTGATGACGAACGCATATCGTGGCGGAGAAACGCGCGCTCCCGGCAAGGCTTTCCGGGACGTTGAGAAGGTAGACCATGAACAAAATTTTGGCGCAGGACGAAGTTGATGCCCTGCTCAGGGGCCTTTCCGGCGGGGAAATAGATTCCAGCACCGACGAGCCTGTTGATGATTCCGGCATCGTGCCCTTTGACCTTGCCAACCAGGACAGGATCATCCGGGGCCGCATGCCTGTTCTGGAAATCGTCAACGACCGGTTTTCCCGGCTCTACACCAACACCCTGTCCAACATCGTCCGCAAACGCGTGGAAGTGAACCCCATTTCCATCGACATGACCAAGTTCGGCGATTTCATGCGCACGCTCCCCGTGCCCACGAGCATCAATATTTTCAAAATGGACCCGTTGCGCGGCAACGCCATCATCGTGGTGGACGCGCGGCTGGTCTTCGCCCTGGTGGAAAGCTTTTTCGGCGGCCAGGGCACCCAGCCCAAAATCGAGGGCCGCGAATTCACGCCCATCGAACAGACCATCGTCAACAAGGTCGTCAAAATCGCGCTGGAAAAAATGGAGGAATCCTGGCGGCCCGTGCACGACGTGAGCATGGAACTGGTCCGCTCGGAGATCAACCCGCAGTTCGCGGCCATCGTGCCGCCGTCGGACGTGGTCATCGTCATCACCTTCGAGGTCGAGCTGGAGACGGCCATCGGCTCCATGACCATGTGCCTGCCCTACGCCACCATCGAACCCATCCGTTCCAAGCTCCTGGCCAGCTTC of uncultured delta proteobacterium contains these proteins:
- a CDS encoding conserved hypothetical protein (Evidence 4 : Homologs of previously reported genes of unknown function), which encodes MWQLEPGDAAPLYQRIIRHIEAAVATGRLAPGDRLPPERDLARLLGVNRSTVIHALDAMADRGVLVRKRGSGTYVNKEKWGVQTYARLNWQEPPALLPAARDTPFHRRAAVLRRQAERDSALVLHDLSRDDLSPGLLPEISIPAGSWDDLVRAEQGDEAPNLGLIPFRRSVARFLRETAGLTVPFDDICITSGSRQAVFLITQCLLKVGDAVGVEAPSYFYSLPVFQAAGLRLYALPMDGQGITVDGLERLVARRSLKMIFLNPVFHNPTGTVMTDGRKKAVLDFCAAARIPIVEDDAYSLLDFGTTAGNSPMKAQDKRDQVLYTGSLSSYAGRNIRAGWLVAPPGITAKLAAARHMMDAGLSVLPQLLAGEYLERVAAGHLPRLRAELAARARALADFLRAAFGDRLVFDLPPGGLYIYAAMRPGDAKHYPAMQQEFLDHGIIPALGEEFGDTQPSFRLNHSLFRA
- a CDS encoding conserved exported hypothetical protein (Evidence 4 : Homologs of previously reported genes of unknown function) gives rise to the protein MNRALFIVALCCGVLFSGQALAGHSHYTNGVEGIKAATLPPEGVYWRVYNVYYQADKLKTNDKKSNKDFEADVYALVNRLIWTTPATIFGANLSMDVVVPLIYSDIKMDGVFDQHKFGVGDILVEPALLHWHGDRWDTAVGVGLYMPTGEFRKNYNANPGKGFWTVFWSAGGTVYFDAEKTWSASVLARYENHVSDQEETHVRPGDDFHFEWGVGKAFSSGFEAGIAGYCQWQLKEDTGRNAAPGMEKAYAVGPEIGYTHAPWGLNVTLRSLWEFENKNTTQGNITSLVFTKAF
- a CDS encoding 2Fe-2S iron-sulfur cluster binding domain-containing protein encodes the protein MPTITVRHRTQGNTPFPPFSARNFRDLSGGAVLGAAPPAGFADTALPVTGATLAQSLYLSGFFAPPALCSGLGRCGLCRVRFLSAPPLPLDAERAVLSHHDLDAGWRLACRRAPEEGAHVLVPALPARRAAAGAATGAEPRAGRFGLAVDLGTTSIHWRVVTLDGRADDRADNAGLPHGIMTNPQMGAGSDVISRIAYAAREGGTETLGGLVTAALAATVAAASVEGYCVEELCAAANPAMTGIFLGCDTRSLARAPYALPCPGNREAAVAGLPPVYIPPLIAPFVGGDVSAGYAALVLDPDAALGPAPEFPFLLADLGTNGECVLALSPHEALAASLPMGPALEGINLAYGSEAVPGAVTEYALTPRGLEPVVMGGGSPTEGGITATGGITATGYLSLLRALRASGILSEDGLFAAKDGTPLARKLGGDEGAGTGTGMEARMGERSIRLPGRMALFASDVEEILKVKASFTLAVSHLLREAAIPAARLTRVCLAGSLGMHAPIAALTGLGFVPPGMGNKTVPVGNTSLAGAALFLKYRPVRETCARWAEAVTTLDLATDPAFGEAFARHMVFAWRA
- a CDS encoding hypothetical protein (Evidence 5 : No homology to any previously reported sequences), coding for MDERNLSRSGTGFPGTGQGERILIPYSAKEVRTQSLCRLDSPPSRGMTFVLTESCIFLYVIPAKAGIQCLVMPRDAMKLRCARPGR
- a CDS encoding Flagellar motor switch protein FliM: MNKILAQDEVDALLRGLSGGEIDSSTDEPVDDSGIVPFDLANQDRIIRGRMPVLEIVNDRFSRLYTNTLSNIVRKRVEVNPISIDMTKFGDFMRTLPVPTSINIFKMDPLRGNAIIVVDARLVFALVESFFGGQGTQPKIEGREFTPIEQTIVNKVVKIALEKMEESWRPVHDVSMELVRSEINPQFAAIVPPSDVVIVITFEVELETAIGSMTMCLPYATIEPIRSKLLASFQTERLEVDHAWVARLKERLLETPVELKVRFGDSKITSNQLLRLKIGDVIMLDTDTDDLLECSIAGITKFWGIAGQVKSNRAFQIINEEEPKTT